In the genome of Danio rerio strain Tuebingen ecotype United States chromosome 23, GRCz12tu, whole genome shotgun sequence, one region contains:
- the her4.1 gene encoding hairy-related 4, tandem duplicate 1, with protein sequence MTPTITGSISSRETLLTNKLRKPMVEKIRRERINSSIEKLKTLLAQEFIKQQPDSRQEKADILEMTLDFLRRSQKSSAAGDGRSRCVQEAVSFLSQCPVQTQSHTRLMKLFLHMQTPADQHTRVDNPQTTETHANSSAKQHTPARSHIWRPW encoded by the exons ATGACTCCTACAATCACTGGATCAATCAGCAGCAGAGAAACTCTACTGACAAACAAG CTGAGAAAGCCCATGGTGGAGAAGATCCGCCGAGAGCGAATCAACAGCAGCATCGAGAAGCTCAAGACTCTTCTGGCTCAAGAGTTCATCAAGCAGCAGCCCGACTCCAGACAGGAGAAAGCTGATATCCTGGAGATGACGCTTGATTTCTTGAGACGCTCTCAGAAAAGCAGTGCGGCTGGTGACGGACGCTCCAGATGTGTGCAGGAGGCCGTCAGCTTTCTGTCTCAGTGCCCAGTGCAGACGCAGAGCCACACAAGACTGATGAAGCTCTTCCTGCACATGCAGACTCCTGCAGACCAGCACACACGTGTGGACAATCCTCAGACCACTGAAACACACGCAAACAGCAGCGCCAAACAACACACTCCAGCCCGCAGTCACATCTGGAGACCCTGGTAG
- the her4.2 gene encoding hairy-related 4, tandem duplicate 2 isoform X1: MCHSKRSHWLQTVRTSSKLQTHTLIWRFVSINRGERSESLAQLRSDPDGELNTRHTAMAPTITGSISSRETLLTNKLRKPMVEKIRRERINSSIEKLKTLLAQEFIKQQPDSRQEKADILEMTLDFLRRSQKSSAAGDGRSRCVQEAVSFLSQCPVQTQSHTRLMKLFLHMQTPADQHTRVDNPQTTETHANSSAKQHTPARSHIWRPW, from the exons ATGTGTCACTCCAAACGCTCCCATTGGCTGCAGACTGTGAGAACCTCCAGCAAACTCCAGACTCACACATTGATATGGAGATTTGTGAGTATAAATAGAGGAGAGAGGAGTGAGAGTTTAGCACAGCTCAGATCTGATCCTGACGGAGAACTGAACACAAGACACACAGCAATGGCTCCTACAATCACTGGATCAATCAGCAGCAGAGAAACTCTACTGACAAACAAG CTGAGAAAGCCCATGGTGGAGAAGATCCGCCGAGAGCGAATCAACAGCAGCATCGAGAAGCTCAAGACTCTTCTGGCTCAAGAGTTCATCAAGCAGCAGCCCGACTCCAGACAGGAGAAAGCTGATATCCTGGAGATGACGCTTGATTTCTTGAGACGCTCTCAGAAAAGCAGTGCGGCTGGTGACGGACGCTCCAGATGTGTGCAGGAGGCCGTCAGCTTTCTGTCTCAGTGCCCAGTGCAGACGCAGAGCCACACAAGACTGATGAAGCTCTTCCTGCACATGCAGACTCCTGCAGACCAGCACACACGTGTGGACAATCCTCAGACCACTGAAACACACGCAAACAGCAGCGCCAAACAACACACTCCAGCCCGCAGTCACATCTGGAGACCCTGGTAG
- the her4.2 gene encoding hairy-related 4, tandem duplicate 2, with protein MAPTITGSISSRETLLTNKLRKPMVEKIRRERINSSIEKLKTLLAQEFIKQQPDSRQEKADILEMTLDFLRRSQKSSAAGDGRSRCVQEAVSFLSQCPVQTQSHTRLMKLFLHMQTPADQHTRVDNPQTTETHANSSAKQHTPARSHIWRPW; from the exons ATGGCTCCTACAATCACTGGATCAATCAGCAGCAGAGAAACTCTACTGACAAACAAG CTGAGAAAGCCCATGGTGGAGAAGATCCGCCGAGAGCGAATCAACAGCAGCATCGAGAAGCTCAAGACTCTTCTGGCTCAAGAGTTCATCAAGCAGCAGCCCGACTCCAGACAGGAGAAAGCTGATATCCTGGAGATGACGCTTGATTTCTTGAGACGCTCTCAGAAAAGCAGTGCGGCTGGTGACGGACGCTCCAGATGTGTGCAGGAGGCCGTCAGCTTTCTGTCTCAGTGCCCAGTGCAGACGCAGAGCCACACAAGACTGATGAAGCTCTTCCTGCACATGCAGACTCCTGCAGACCAGCACACACGTGTGGACAATCCTCAGACCACTGAAACACACGCAAACAGCAGCGCCAAACAACACACTCCAGCCCGCAGTCACATCTGGAGACCCTGGTAG
- the her4.3 gene encoding hairy-related 4, tandem duplicate 3 has translation MTPTITGSISSRETLLTNKLRKPMVEKIRRERINSSIEKLKTLLAQEFIKQQPDSRQEKADILEMTLDFLRRSQKSSAAGDGRSRCVQEAVSFLSQCPVQTQSHTRLMKLFLHMQTPADQHTRVDNPQTTETHANSSAKQHTPVRSHIWRPW, from the exons ATGACTCCTACAATCACTGGATCAATCAGCAGCAGAGAAACTCTACTGACAAACAAG CTGAGAAAGCCCATGGTGGAGAAGATCCGCCGAGAGCGAATCAACAGCAGCATCGAGAAGCTCAAGACTCTTCTGGCTCAAGAGTTCATCAAGCAGCAGCCCGACTCCAGACAGGAGAAAGCTGATATCCTGGAGATGACGCTTGATTTCTTGAGACGCTCTCAGAAAAGCAGTGCGGCTGGTGACGGACGCTCCAGATGTGTGCAGGAGGCCGTCAGCTTTCTGTCTCAGTGCCCAGTGCAGACGCAGAGCCACACAAGACTGATGAAGCTCTTCCTGCACATGCAGACTCCTGCAGACCAGCACACACGTGTGGACAATCCTCAGACCACTGAAACACACGCAAACAGCAGCGCCAAACAACACACTCCAGTCCGCAGTCACATCTGGAGACCCTGGTAG